In Nitrospirota bacterium, a single window of DNA contains:
- a CDS encoding aspartate kinase translates to MLIVQKYGGTSVGNVERIKNVAARVAKTHAEGHDVVVVVSAMSGETDRLVLLAHEITNSPVEREMDLLLSSGERVTIALLAITLNSMGHAARAFTGRQVGIITDSTHTRARIEHVGAERVREALNSGIIPVVAGFQGISGNSDVTTLGRGGSDLTAVAIAAALKADLCDIYTDVDGVYTADPNVVMEARRLDKISYEEMLELASLGAKVLQNRSVEYAAKYGVKVRVLSSFKDGNGTLLAEEDEDMEKVVVSGVTCDRNQVKVTIVGVPDKPGIAGKIFGTVSDASIVVDMIIQNVSQESLTDISFTVPRADITKTKEIMTGIVKDIGAKELAVKEDIAKVSIVGVGMRSHSGVAAKMFSTLAAEGINIMMISTSEIKISCVIDSKYAELAVRSLHREFELEKKIHTM, encoded by the coding sequence ATGCTGATAGTCCAGAAATATGGCGGTACATCTGTAGGCAATGTCGAACGTATAAAGAACGTTGCAGCCAGAGTGGCAAAGACCCATGCGGAAGGTCACGATGTCGTGGTGGTTGTGTCTGCGATGAGCGGGGAGACAGACAGGCTTGTTTTACTTGCACATGAGATTACAAATTCACCTGTGGAAAGGGAGATGGACCTGCTGCTTTCATCCGGGGAGCGTGTAACAATCGCACTGCTTGCAATAACATTAAACAGCATGGGTCATGCAGCCAGGGCATTTACAGGAAGGCAGGTCGGTATTATTACGGACAGTACTCATACCAGGGCGAGGATTGAGCATGTCGGAGCTGAAAGGGTCCGTGAGGCGCTTAATAGTGGTATAATACCTGTAGTGGCCGGTTTTCAGGGGATAAGCGGGAATTCAGATGTAACCACGCTTGGCCGGGGAGGGTCTGATCTTACTGCTGTGGCCATTGCAGCGGCGCTAAAGGCAGACCTTTGTGACATTTATACCGATGTTGATGGCGTTTATACGGCTGATCCTAATGTTGTCATGGAAGCAAGGCGGCTTGACAAGATCTCATATGAAGAGATGCTGGAGCTTGCGAGCCTTGGCGCAAAGGTGTTGCAAAACAGGTCTGTGGAATATGCGGCTAAATACGGGGTTAAGGTGCGCGTCTTGTCTTCATTTAAGGATGGCAATGGCACACTGCTGGCAGAGGAGGATGAAGATATGGAGAAGGTCGTTGTCTCCGGTGTTACATGTGACAGGAATCAGGTCAAGGTTACAATTGTTGGAGTACCTGACAAGCCAGGTATTGCGGGAAAGATATTCGGGACTGTCTCTGATGCCAGCATTGTGGTAGATATGATAATCCAGAATGTAAGTCAGGAGTCGCTGACAGATATATCCTTTACTGTTCCCCGTGCAGACATAACAAAGACTAAAGAGATTATGACCGGCATTGTAAAGGATATCGGAGCCAAAGAACTTGCTGTCAAAGAAGACATTGCAAAGGTCTCTATTGTGGGAGTGGGCATGAGATCACATTCCGGTGTTGCAGCCAAAATGTTCAGTACGCTGGCTGCAGAAGGTATAAATATTATGATGATCAGTACGTCTGAGATTAAGATTTCCTGTGTTATTGATTCAAAATATGCAGAGCTTGCTGTAAGGTCCTTACACAGGGAGTTTGAGCTGGAGAAAAAGATTCACACTATGTGA
- a CDS encoding citramalate synthase — translation MRDVEIYDTTLRDGAQAEDVSFTLEDKIRITEQLDSLGIHFIEGGFPGANPKDTRFFQEVKSLRLKKSRIVAFGSTRKVSNKAKGDPNIEALLDADTSHVTIVGKSWDFHATEALGVTLKQNLDMIADSVSYLKSKGKTVFFDAEHYFDGFKSNPEYAIQTLRTSLQAGADCLVLCDTNGGTLPGDIGRIIKKTRSECKAAMGIHCHNDSDLAVANSIIAAEAGIRQIQGTINGLGERCGNANLCSIIPNLRLKLGIDCLSLEQLKHLRRVSHFVSEIANITPDRHQPYVGDSAFTHKGGLHVHAVRKKAMTYEHVNPDAVGNVRRTLVSDYSGISTIVQKAGDYGIAIKQDDRPKLNEVLKVLKEMEEQGYQFEGAEGSFELLMKKALNLHTRFYNLIGFRIIVEKRREDEAPISEATIMLNVDGETEHTAAVGNGPVNALDNALRKALEKFYPSLRDVSLLDYKVRVLTGMKGTASRVRVLIESGDKDKKWGTVGVSENIIEASWQALADSIEFKLLKDSERS, via the coding sequence GTGAGAGATGTTGAAATATATGATACAACTCTGCGTGATGGCGCTCAGGCTGAAGATGTTTCGTTCACCCTTGAAGATAAAATAAGGATCACTGAGCAGCTCGACAGCCTTGGGATACATTTCATTGAAGGGGGGTTTCCCGGGGCAAATCCCAAGGATACAAGGTTTTTTCAGGAGGTAAAGTCACTCAGACTGAAGAAGTCCAGGATTGTTGCCTTCGGAAGCACTCGCAAGGTTTCGAACAAAGCAAAGGGCGATCCAAATATCGAGGCGCTTCTTGATGCAGACACAAGCCATGTTACCATAGTCGGCAAGAGCTGGGATTTTCACGCTACCGAGGCCCTTGGTGTTACATTAAAGCAGAACCTCGATATGATTGCAGACTCCGTATCATACCTGAAGTCAAAGGGTAAAACGGTCTTTTTCGATGCAGAGCACTATTTTGATGGTTTCAAATCAAATCCTGAATATGCGATACAAACACTCAGGACATCTCTGCAGGCCGGCGCCGATTGCCTTGTATTGTGTGATACTAATGGCGGCACACTGCCCGGCGACATAGGCAGGATAATAAAGAAGACCCGCAGTGAATGCAAGGCTGCTATGGGCATTCATTGCCACAATGATTCTGACCTTGCAGTGGCCAATTCAATTATCGCAGCAGAAGCAGGCATAAGACAAATACAGGGGACCATCAACGGACTTGGAGAGCGATGCGGAAATGCAAACCTGTGCTCTATAATACCCAACCTGAGGCTGAAACTCGGTATAGATTGCCTGTCTTTGGAACAGTTAAAACATCTGCGCCGCGTATCACATTTTGTCAGCGAAATAGCGAATATTACACCGGACAGGCATCAGCCCTATGTTGGAGATAGTGCATTTACGCATAAGGGCGGTCTGCACGTTCACGCAGTCAGGAAGAAGGCGATGACATACGAACATGTAAATCCTGATGCTGTAGGCAATGTCAGAAGGACTCTTGTATCTGATTATTCAGGCATCAGCACAATCGTACAAAAGGCCGGTGATTATGGCATAGCAATAAAACAGGATGACCGTCCAAAGCTAAATGAGGTCTTAAAGGTCTTGAAAGAGATGGAAGAGCAGGGATATCAGTTTGAGGGTGCAGAGGGATCGTTTGAATTACTGATGAAGAAGGCGCTCAATCTGCACACGAGATTTTACAATCTGATAGGTTTCAGGATTATTGTTGAGAAAAGGCGTGAGGATGAAGCGCCGATTTCCGAAGCGACAATTATGCTGAATGTTGACGGTGAGACGGAACATACGGCGGCAGTGGGAAATGGTCCGGTCAATGCACTTGACAATGCACTCAGAAAGGCGCTTGAAAAATTTTACCCATCCCTTCGGGATGTTTCCCTGTTGGATTATAAGGTGAGGGTGCTGACAGGAATGAAGGGGACTGCGTCGAGGGTCCGCGTTCTTATCGAGTCAGGTGATAAAGATAAAAAATGGGGAACAGTAGGAGTATCAGAGAATATCATAGAGGCAAGCTGGCAGGCCCTGGCTGACAGTATAGAGTTCAAACTGCTCAAGGATAGTGAGAGGTCATAG
- a CDS encoding SoxR reducing system RseC family protein, whose amino-acid sequence MDNSMIEEGIVVSVSDGMAKVRAVRGSSCGGCASRSMCHSSETTDVIIEAKNEAGAHVGERVEVAVGPKTFLKASFITYMLPLITFFIGAIAGKYIGGSDVWAALAGMFTMLLCFIGVWQYNKTLQRGSKYHPVIKTVLSS is encoded by the coding sequence ATGGACAACAGCATGATTGAAGAAGGTATTGTTGTATCGGTCTCAGATGGCATGGCAAAGGTGCGTGCTGTCCGCGGGAGTTCCTGCGGGGGATGTGCGTCCCGGTCCATGTGTCATTCCTCTGAGACCACTGATGTCATCATAGAAGCAAAAAATGAGGCAGGCGCCCATGTTGGTGAAAGAGTCGAAGTTGCAGTCGGGCCAAAGACCTTCTTAAAGGCGTCCTTTATAACTTATATGCTTCCCCTGATTACTTTTTTCATAGGCGCCATTGCCGGTAAATATATCGGCGGTAGTGATGTCTGGGCAGCGCTCGCAGGTATGTTTACGATGCTGTTATGTTTTATTGGTGTATGGCAATACAATAAGACACTGCAGCGGGGGAGCAAGTACCACCCTGTAATAAAGACGGTCTTATCTTCTTGA
- a CDS encoding integration host factor subunit alpha — MKKVDIANELYEKIGISKKEALNIVELVLNTLKEGLKNGETVKIAGFGNFVVRSKRERKGRNPKTGEEIGIKPRRVVTFRPSHIFKQYISEAGDKRADK; from the coding sequence GTGAAAAAAGTTGACATAGCCAATGAACTTTATGAGAAGATCGGGATTTCAAAAAAAGAGGCGTTGAATATCGTAGAACTTGTATTAAATACCCTCAAGGAAGGTCTTAAAAACGGTGAGACAGTAAAAATTGCAGGCTTTGGAAATTTTGTTGTCAGGAGCAAGAGAGAGCGCAAGGGGCGAAACCCAAAAACCGGCGAGGAGATTGGTATAAAGCCGAGAAGGGTAGTTACATTCCGGCCCAGTCACATCTTCAAACAATATATCAGTGAGGCAGGGGACAAAAGAGCTGATAAGTGA
- a CDS encoding MerR family transcriptional regulator: MKLFYKISEASRITGLEAYVLRFWETEFPEIAPRKSKGGQRVYEQKDIERILRIKKMLYEEGLTIAGARKRLEELKGKAVPAAPPVNVIDRAIDELEGVLNILK; this comes from the coding sequence GTGAAATTGTTTTACAAAATAAGTGAGGCCAGCAGGATAACCGGCCTTGAGGCATATGTTTTACGTTTTTGGGAGACAGAATTCCCTGAGATTGCCCCGAGAAAAAGCAAGGGTGGGCAGAGGGTTTACGAACAGAAAGATATTGAAAGGATTCTTAGAATAAAGAAGATGCTTTATGAGGAAGGTCTTACGATTGCAGGCGCAAGAAAGAGGCTTGAGGAACTAAAAGGTAAAGCTGTACCTGCCGCCCCCCCTGTAAATGTAATTGACAGGGCAATAGATGAGTTGGAGGGGGTGCTTAATATACTCAAATAA
- the surE gene encoding 5'/3'-nucleotidase SurE — translation MLILVSNDDGVQSPGIRILADALRCMGDVYIIAPDRERSAAGHALTLHKPLRLDNLGNNIYAVNGTPTDCINLGVNGILHRKPDLVVSGINRGGNLGDDVTYSGTVSAAFEGTLLGIPSFAVSQVADSDYKFETAAGFALQLAQMIKERSLPPGVLLNVNVPNVDAGSIRGIKITRQGKRIYDENAIVEKVDPRGRKYYWIGGSRLSWEDTDDSDFSAIEQNMISITPLRLDLTEYNAIKELRHWESVLDERMKEKA, via the coding sequence ATGCTTATCTTAGTCTCCAATGATGATGGTGTTCAATCACCCGGTATTCGTATTTTAGCCGATGCACTCAGATGTATGGGGGATGTCTACATTATTGCACCTGACAGGGAGCGGTCTGCAGCAGGTCATGCACTGACACTCCACAAACCGTTGAGGCTCGATAATCTTGGCAATAATATATATGCCGTTAATGGCACCCCAACGGATTGTATAAACCTTGGTGTAAATGGCATTCTTCACAGAAAACCGGATCTGGTGGTCTCAGGTATCAACAGGGGAGGAAACCTCGGTGATGATGTTACTTACTCAGGCACTGTTTCAGCTGCATTTGAGGGAACGCTTCTTGGAATTCCCTCTTTTGCAGTCTCGCAGGTAGCTGACAGCGACTACAAATTTGAGACCGCTGCAGGATTTGCCCTTCAACTGGCACAGATGATCAAGGAACGGTCGCTCCCACCGGGAGTCCTCCTGAACGTGAATGTTCCAAATGTTGATGCAGGCAGCATCAGGGGTATCAAGATCACCCGTCAGGGTAAGAGGATATATGATGAAAATGCTATTGTCGAGAAGGTTGACCCGCGCGGCAGGAAATATTACTGGATCGGGGGGAGCAGACTATCCTGGGAGGATACAGATGACAGTGATTTCTCGGCAATTGAGCAGAATATGATTTCTATTACTCCATTGCGGCTCGATCTGACTGAGTATAATGCCATAAAGGAACTCCGCCACTGGGAATCTGTACTTGATGAAAGAATGAAGGAAAAGGCATAG
- a CDS encoding protein-L-isoaspartate(D-aspartate) O-methyltransferase produces MTDFEEQRNAMVDEQIIPRGIKDGRVLSAMRRVPRHIFAGKELEWRAYGDNALPIGEGQTISQPYMVAVMTEALELKGDEKVLEIGTGSGYQAAVLAQLARSVYTMERIVSLSVRAETLMNDLGYFNVIFRVSNGTLGWKEEAPFDGIIVTAGAPEIPETLIEQLSDGGRLVIPVGDRYSQMLTKVVKTAKGIVTSHLLSCVFVPLIGDYGWDL; encoded by the coding sequence ATGACTGATTTTGAAGAACAGCGCAACGCCATGGTGGATGAGCAGATTATACCGCGGGGCATAAAGGACGGACGCGTATTATCTGCCATGAGGAGAGTCCCGCGGCACATCTTCGCAGGGAAAGAGCTTGAATGGAGGGCATACGGGGATAATGCCCTTCCGATTGGCGAAGGCCAGACGATATCGCAGCCCTATATGGTTGCGGTTATGACTGAGGCCCTGGAGTTAAAGGGGGATGAGAAGGTGCTGGAGATAGGGACAGGCTCAGGTTACCAGGCTGCTGTGCTTGCTCAACTGGCCCGGTCTGTTTATACAATGGAAAGGATTGTGTCTCTTTCAGTACGGGCTGAGACACTAATGAATGATCTCGGGTATTTCAATGTCATTTTCAGGGTATCGAACGGCACATTAGGCTGGAAAGAGGAGGCGCCGTTTGATGGCATCATAGTAACAGCCGGCGCTCCGGAGATCCCGGAAACCCTCATTGAACAACTTTCAGACGGGGGCCGGCTCGTCATTCCTGTAGGAGACCGGTATTCACAGATGTTAACAAAGGTAGTTAAGACGGCTAAAGGTATAGTTACCTCACATCTACTTTCATGTGTGTTTGTGCCGCTGATAGGTGATTACGGGTGGGATTTATAG